The Castor canadensis chromosome X, mCasCan1.hap1v2, whole genome shotgun sequence genome includes a region encoding these proteins:
- the H2ap gene encoding huntingtin-interacting protein M, with protein sequence MMSHRHLGIQGTGLSTGIFTDPVQLVNQAAIMSGKKNQENFYKDGSQPENHSSRPDIQLPVSYMYRLLQEEQQYTPCLGSTTTDFLLAMLNYLTDYILELVGTEASNNSEDDNNLPDGEREGDNNCEPPRVFKDASSLFDKMPRPRRNG encoded by the coding sequence ATGATGTCACATAGGCACCTAGGAATACAAGGGACAGGACTGAGTACTGGCATCTTCACAGACCCAGTCCAGCTAGTGAATCAGGCAGCCATCATGTCAGGGAAAAAGAACCAAGAGAACTTTTACAAAGATGGCAGTCAACCTGAAAACCATTCTTCTAGACCTGATATACAGTTACCTGTGAGTTATATGTACCGCCTTCTGCAGGAGGAGCAGCAGTACACGCCATGCCTAGGTTCCACCACAACAGATTTCCTCCTTGCCATGCTCAACTACCTTACCGACTACATCCTGGAGCTCGTGGGCACTGAGGCCAGCAACAACAGTGAAGATGACAACAACCTACCagatggggagagagaaggagacaaCAACTGTGAGCCCCCTCGCGTTTTCAAAGATGCATCCTCTCTGTTTGACAAGATGCCTAGACCCAGGAGGAATGGCTGA
- the H2al3 gene encoding histone H2A-like 3, protein MAGKKLSSKSTKPKKQPISRSTRAELQFPVSRVDRFLRQGDYAQRLSSSTPVFLAAILEYLTANILELAGNEAHSQGRRRITPEHVETVVENNQHLHHLFQEDAKSSDGEVPEPEKKQ, encoded by the coding sequence ATGGCTGGCAAAAAACTCAGCTCGAAATCCACTAAGCCTAAGAAGCAGCCCATATCGCGCTCCACAAGAGCCGAATTACAGTTCCCCGTTAGCCGTGTGGACCGCTTTCTTCGACAGGGTGATTACGCCCAGAGGCTGAGCTCATCTACCCCCGTGTTCCTGGCTGCCATTCTGGAGTATCTGACCGCTAACATCCTGGAGCTGGCTGGCAATGAGGCCCACAGCCAGGGCAGAAGGCGCATCACTCCGGAACACGTGGAGACCGTGGTTGAGAACAACCAACATCTCCATCACTTATTTCAAGAGGATGCCAAATCTTCAGATGGTGAGGTTCCCGAACCCGAGAAGAAGCAATGA